In Capillimicrobium parvum, a genomic segment contains:
- a CDS encoding 4-hydroxyphenylacetate 3-hydroxylase family protein, with the protein MRTGEQYLASLRDGRRVYVGGELIEDVTTHPKTRGYAQAIAEYYDLHLDTAHEDVLTFVDERGERQSLHWFLPRSKEDVLRRRAYHEFWFRHFKGGIFTRPPAGMNVVMYTQVDDPEPWAANSRFQGPERDLRGNIERQWERVTTQDLAISPMFLDVQYDRGRDDAMAETPMLKIVEENDDGIVVRGWKAIGTTIPFVNELLIGNLWRPGQTPEQTVYALVPLSTPGVTVVARESRATPDADPYDRPLSTIGDELDGMVYFDDVLIPWGEVQHVGNPDHAKWYPQRQFDWVHLETQIRHTVHAELMVGLGLLITQALGTAGSPVVQSQLAELIRFRETCRAFMIAAEETGFATPGGLYKPNNVFVDFGRAHYLENQHKMVNTLIDFCGRGVVIQPTRRELDDPYIGPKLEDALKGSAITARDRIAIFRQISERYLTEWGARHEMFEKFNGTPLYLINLLTMQRTEYQVDGPMTELAREVLGFGDTAELAARAEESEKASHYTNVRYQPEYAREQDAHEGYIAETPA; encoded by the coding sequence ATGAGGACGGGCGAGCAGTACCTGGCGTCGCTGCGCGACGGCCGTCGTGTGTACGTCGGCGGCGAGCTGATCGAGGACGTCACGACGCATCCCAAGACCCGCGGCTACGCGCAGGCGATCGCCGAGTACTACGACCTGCACCTCGATACCGCGCACGAGGACGTGCTGACCTTCGTCGACGAGCGCGGCGAGCGCCAGTCGCTGCACTGGTTCCTGCCGCGCTCCAAGGAGGACGTGCTGCGCCGGCGGGCCTACCACGAGTTCTGGTTCCGCCACTTCAAGGGCGGCATCTTCACCCGTCCGCCGGCGGGGATGAACGTCGTCATGTACACGCAGGTCGACGACCCGGAGCCCTGGGCGGCGAACTCGCGCTTCCAGGGGCCGGAGCGCGACCTGCGCGGCAACATCGAGCGCCAGTGGGAGCGCGTGACGACGCAGGATCTCGCGATCTCGCCGATGTTCCTCGACGTCCAGTACGACCGCGGCCGCGACGACGCCATGGCCGAGACCCCGATGCTGAAGATCGTCGAGGAGAACGACGACGGGATCGTCGTGCGCGGCTGGAAGGCGATCGGGACGACGATCCCGTTCGTCAACGAGCTGCTGATCGGCAACCTCTGGCGCCCGGGGCAGACGCCGGAGCAGACGGTCTACGCGCTCGTCCCGCTCAGCACCCCCGGGGTCACGGTCGTGGCGCGCGAGTCGCGGGCGACGCCCGACGCCGACCCGTACGACCGCCCGCTGTCGACGATCGGCGACGAGCTGGACGGGATGGTCTACTTCGACGACGTCCTCATCCCGTGGGGGGAGGTCCAGCACGTCGGCAACCCGGACCACGCGAAGTGGTACCCGCAGCGCCAGTTCGACTGGGTGCACCTCGAGACGCAGATCCGCCACACGGTCCACGCCGAGCTGATGGTCGGGCTCGGGCTGCTGATCACGCAGGCGCTCGGCACCGCCGGCAGCCCGGTGGTGCAGTCGCAGCTCGCCGAGCTCATCCGCTTCCGCGAGACCTGCCGCGCGTTCATGATCGCCGCCGAGGAGACGGGCTTCGCGACCCCCGGCGGCCTCTACAAGCCGAACAACGTGTTCGTCGACTTCGGCCGCGCGCACTACCTCGAGAACCAGCACAAGATGGTCAACACGCTCATCGACTTCTGCGGGCGTGGCGTCGTGATCCAGCCGACGCGGCGCGAGCTCGACGACCCGTACATCGGGCCCAAGCTCGAGGACGCGCTGAAGGGCTCGGCGATCACGGCGCGCGACCGGATCGCGATCTTCCGGCAGATCAGCGAGCGCTACCTGACCGAGTGGGGCGCGCGCCACGAGATGTTCGAGAAGTTCAACGGCACGCCCCTGTACCTCATCAACCTGCTGACGATGCAGCGCACCGAGTACCAGGTCGACGGTCCGATGACCGAGCTGGCGCGCGAGGTGCTCGGCTTCGGCGACACGGCCGAGCTCGCGGCGCGCGCCGAGGAGTCCGAGAAGGCGTCGCACTACACCAACGTGCGCTACCAGCCGGAGTACGCCCGCGAGCAGGACGCCCACGAGGGCTACATCGCGGAGACGCCCGCATAG
- the hisS gene encoding histidine--tRNA ligase: MSERIQAPRGTYDVLPEQAAARAALEERAREVLEAAGYERVETPIFEHTELFARGVGESTDIVQKEMYTFEDGGGRSLTLRPEGTASVCRAYVEHGMHKLAQPVKLWYLGPYFRYERAQAGRFRQFWQIGAEAIGSEDPAVDAEAILLLTTLLGDLGARGVHVRVSSLGKLESRQHYRVALQGHLRTHEDRLSQEVRDRIELNPLRAFDADHPGTQEVMRTAPLLRDFLDPDDAEHFNAVCALLDAGDVVYDVDPTLVRGLDYYQRTVFEIHSSELGAQSALGGGGRYDGLVEQVGGPATPGMGWAAGIERILMAAATPAHAAPPVDLLVAAPVGPVQFRLVADARRAGLQAQLDLAARSHKGVLKHANRLGARYVAWVDSDGRQAQLRDMEAGEQAAVAVDEVVRDVLRGPGL, translated from the coding sequence GTGAGCGAGCGCATCCAGGCGCCGCGCGGCACGTACGACGTGCTGCCCGAGCAGGCCGCCGCCCGCGCCGCGCTCGAGGAGCGCGCCCGCGAGGTCCTCGAGGCCGCCGGCTACGAGCGCGTCGAGACGCCGATCTTCGAGCACACCGAGCTCTTCGCCCGCGGCGTCGGCGAGTCCACCGACATCGTCCAGAAGGAGATGTACACCTTCGAGGACGGCGGCGGCCGGTCGCTGACGCTGCGTCCCGAGGGCACGGCCTCCGTCTGCCGCGCCTACGTCGAGCACGGCATGCACAAGCTCGCCCAGCCGGTGAAGCTCTGGTACCTCGGCCCGTACTTCCGCTACGAGCGCGCCCAGGCCGGGCGCTTCCGCCAGTTCTGGCAGATCGGCGCGGAGGCGATCGGCTCCGAGGACCCGGCCGTCGACGCCGAGGCCATCCTGCTGCTGACGACGCTGCTGGGCGACCTCGGCGCGCGCGGCGTGCACGTCCGCGTCTCCAGCCTGGGCAAGCTGGAGTCCCGCCAGCACTACCGCGTCGCGCTGCAGGGCCACCTGCGCACCCACGAGGACCGCCTCTCCCAGGAGGTGCGCGACCGCATCGAGCTCAACCCGCTGCGCGCGTTCGACGCCGACCACCCCGGCACGCAGGAGGTCATGCGCACCGCACCGCTGCTGCGCGACTTCCTCGACCCCGACGACGCCGAGCACTTCAACGCGGTCTGCGCGCTGCTGGACGCCGGCGACGTCGTCTACGACGTCGACCCGACCCTCGTGCGCGGCCTGGACTACTACCAGCGCACGGTCTTCGAGATCCACTCGAGCGAGCTCGGCGCCCAGTCGGCCCTCGGCGGCGGCGGGCGCTACGACGGCCTCGTCGAGCAGGTCGGCGGCCCGGCGACCCCCGGCATGGGGTGGGCGGCCGGCATCGAGCGCATCCTCATGGCCGCGGCCACGCCGGCGCACGCCGCACCGCCCGTCGACCTCCTGGTCGCCGCGCCCGTCGGCCCGGTCCAGTTCCGCCTCGTGGCCGACGCGCGCCGCGCCGGGCTGCAGGCCCAGCTCGACCTCGCCGCCCGCTCGCACAAGGGCGTCCTCAAGCACGCCAACCGGCTCGGCGCACGCTACGTTGCCTGGGTGGACTCCGACGGTCGTCAGGCCCAGCTGCGGGACATGGAGGCCGGCGAGCAGGCCGCGGTCGCCGTCGACGAGGTCGTCCGCGACGTCCTGCGGGGTCCCGGCCTGTGA
- the mnmA gene encoding tRNA 2-thiouridine(34) synthase MnmA: MADERFEEYLRAPRGHRPEGARHGAAGGAACGDLVRVSVAVEGDRVADAGCDASGCGAAQAAASAAVELVRGAPVLAAGRVSAATIAGELGGLSPGKVHAAELAADALHRALGAAVRADGTAAAVPGRVLVAMSGGVDSAVAALRCGAAGGDVVAVTLELWASPENDAETSCCSASAVRHARALAHRMGLAHFTLDLRDEFRAGVVEPWLADHEAGLTPNPCVRCNGSVRLDAMLDFADRVGAQTLATGHYARLDGDGLLRVAADPAKDQSYVLAAVPRSSLARMRFPLGELAKPQVRTLAEDAGLPVARKPDSQDLCFLAGTGRAAFLARHGGHRARPGDIVDAAGRRLGRHRGHAEYTVGQRKGLGLGGGEPRYVLAKDAATNTVVVGAREELATTRVRLRGVRLNRPAEEVETVRLRYRSRPVACRLDGDVVELEEAFDGAAPGQAAVFMAGERVLGHATIA; encoded by the coding sequence ATGGCCGACGAGCGCTTCGAGGAGTACCTGCGCGCGCCGCGCGGCCACCGGCCGGAGGGCGCGCGGCACGGCGCCGCGGGCGGCGCGGCGTGCGGCGACCTCGTGCGCGTGTCCGTGGCGGTCGAGGGCGATCGCGTGGCCGACGCGGGCTGCGACGCGTCCGGCTGCGGAGCGGCCCAGGCGGCGGCGTCGGCGGCCGTGGAGCTCGTGCGCGGCGCGCCGGTCCTGGCCGCCGGCCGGGTGTCGGCGGCCACGATCGCCGGCGAGCTCGGCGGGCTCAGCCCGGGCAAGGTCCACGCCGCGGAGCTGGCGGCGGACGCGCTGCACCGGGCGCTCGGCGCGGCGGTGCGCGCCGACGGGACGGCGGCGGCCGTCCCCGGGCGCGTGCTCGTGGCGATGAGCGGCGGCGTCGACTCGGCGGTCGCCGCACTGCGCTGCGGCGCGGCGGGCGGCGACGTCGTGGCCGTCACGCTCGAGCTGTGGGCGTCGCCCGAGAACGACGCCGAGACCTCCTGCTGCTCGGCCTCCGCGGTCCGCCACGCGCGGGCGCTCGCGCACCGGATGGGGCTCGCGCACTTCACGCTCGATCTGCGCGACGAGTTCCGCGCGGGGGTCGTCGAGCCGTGGCTCGCCGACCACGAGGCCGGGCTGACGCCGAACCCGTGCGTGCGGTGCAACGGCTCGGTGCGCCTGGACGCCATGCTCGACTTCGCCGACCGTGTGGGGGCGCAGACCCTCGCGACCGGCCACTACGCGCGCCTCGACGGCGACGGGCTGCTGCGCGTCGCGGCCGACCCGGCCAAGGACCAGAGCTACGTGCTCGCCGCCGTGCCGCGCTCGTCGCTGGCCCGGATGCGCTTCCCGCTCGGCGAGCTGGCCAAGCCGCAGGTGCGCACCCTCGCCGAGGACGCCGGGCTGCCGGTCGCGCGCAAGCCCGACTCGCAGGACCTGTGCTTCCTCGCCGGCACCGGACGCGCCGCGTTCCTCGCCCGCCACGGCGGCCATCGCGCCCGCCCCGGGGACATCGTCGACGCCGCCGGCCGCCGGCTCGGGCGTCATCGCGGCCACGCGGAGTACACGGTCGGCCAGCGCAAGGGCCTGGGCCTCGGCGGCGGCGAGCCGCGCTACGTGCTCGCGAAGGACGCGGCGACGAACACGGTGGTGGTGGGCGCGCGCGAGGAGCTGGCGACCACGCGCGTGCGCCTGCGCGGCGTGCGGCTGAACCGGCCGGCGGAGGAGGTCGAGACGGTCCGGCTGCGCTACCGCTCGCGGCCGGTGGCGTGCCGGCTCGACGGCGACGTCGTCGAGCTCGAGGAGGCCTTCGACGGCGCGGCGCCCGGGCAGGCCGCGGTGTTCATGGCGGGCGAGCGCGTGCTCGGGCACGCGACGATCGCGTAG
- the aspS gene encoding aspartate--tRNA ligase: MKRPPTANRYRDTWAGEPRASRAGEQLRVAGWVHRRRDHGGLIFIDLRDRSGLLQLVFHPETSGEAFAAAERLRAEHVLSAHGLLVVREEGNVNPNLPTGEVELQVADMEVLAQSDTPPFPVDEDGPVDENTRLHHRVLDLRRERMRDNIILRDAITREMRSVLSGADFLEIETPMLTRSTPEGARDFLVPARLQPGNWYALPQSPQLFKQLLMIGGFERYFQIVRCFRDEDLRADRQPEFTQLDIEMSFVEEADVIDLMETLMARVFAVSGFDVAAPPWPRMPYDEAMARYGSDRPDLRFGLEIHDLSDALGQTEFKVFRSVLDSGGVVRAFNVGPRETPRKELDELTEMAQRHGAKGLVWAFVQSGGVWRSPVAKFLADEEMQAISSRLGASEGDLLLAVADRPRVAADALGALRLHLGRPHAHGHAPVWVVDFPMFEWADDEQRWDALHHPFTAPLGDLDDPGSLRSRAYDLVVDGSELGGGSIRIHDTDVQRRVLEILGMGEEESERRFGFLLDALRYGAPPHGGIAFGLDRIAAIMAGADSIRDVIAFPKTASGGDPLTGAPAPVDERQLRELGLRLL, encoded by the coding sequence GTGAAGCGCCCCCCGACGGCCAACCGCTACCGCGACACGTGGGCCGGCGAGCCGCGCGCGTCGCGCGCCGGCGAGCAGCTGCGCGTCGCCGGCTGGGTGCACCGCCGCCGCGACCACGGCGGGCTGATCTTCATCGACCTGCGCGACCGCTCCGGCCTGCTGCAGCTCGTCTTCCATCCGGAGACCTCGGGCGAGGCGTTCGCCGCCGCCGAGCGCCTGCGTGCCGAGCACGTCCTCTCGGCGCACGGCCTGCTCGTCGTGCGCGAGGAGGGCAACGTCAACCCGAACCTGCCGACCGGCGAGGTCGAGCTCCAGGTCGCCGACATGGAGGTCCTCGCCCAGTCCGACACCCCGCCGTTCCCGGTGGACGAGGACGGCCCGGTCGACGAGAACACGCGCCTGCATCACCGCGTGCTGGACCTGCGCCGGGAGCGCATGCGCGACAACATCATCCTGCGCGACGCGATCACCCGCGAGATGCGCTCGGTGCTCTCCGGTGCGGACTTCCTCGAGATCGAGACGCCGATGCTGACGCGCTCGACGCCCGAGGGCGCGCGCGACTTCCTCGTGCCCGCGCGCCTGCAGCCCGGCAACTGGTACGCGCTGCCGCAGTCGCCGCAGCTCTTCAAGCAGCTGCTCATGATCGGCGGCTTCGAGCGCTACTTCCAGATCGTGCGCTGCTTCCGCGACGAGGACCTGCGCGCCGACCGCCAGCCCGAGTTCACGCAGCTCGACATCGAGATGTCCTTCGTCGAGGAGGCCGACGTCATCGACCTGATGGAGACGCTGATGGCGCGTGTGTTCGCGGTCAGCGGCTTCGACGTCGCGGCGCCGCCGTGGCCGCGCATGCCCTACGACGAGGCGATGGCCCGCTACGGCTCCGACCGCCCGGACCTGCGCTTCGGGCTGGAGATCCACGACCTCTCCGACGCGCTCGGCCAGACCGAGTTCAAGGTCTTCCGCTCGGTCCTGGACTCCGGCGGCGTCGTGCGCGCCTTCAACGTCGGGCCGCGCGAGACGCCGCGCAAGGAGCTCGACGAGCTCACGGAGATGGCCCAGCGCCACGGCGCCAAGGGCCTCGTCTGGGCGTTCGTGCAGTCCGGTGGCGTGTGGCGCTCGCCGGTCGCGAAGTTCCTCGCCGACGAGGAGATGCAGGCGATCTCGAGCCGCCTGGGCGCCTCCGAGGGCGACCTGCTGCTGGCCGTCGCCGACCGGCCCCGCGTCGCCGCCGACGCGCTCGGCGCTCTGCGGCTGCACCTGGGCCGTCCGCACGCCCACGGCCACGCGCCGGTGTGGGTCGTCGACTTCCCGATGTTCGAGTGGGCCGACGACGAGCAGCGCTGGGACGCGCTGCACCATCCGTTCACGGCGCCGCTCGGCGATCTGGACGACCCGGGCTCGCTGCGCTCGCGCGCGTACGACCTCGTCGTGGACGGGTCCGAGCTCGGCGGCGGCTCCATCCGCATCCATGACACCGATGTACAGCGCCGCGTGCTGGAGATCCTCGGGATGGGGGAGGAGGAGTCCGAGCGCCGGTTCGGCTTCCTGCTCGACGCGCTGCGCTACGGCGCGCCGCCCCACGGGGGCATCGCGTTCGGCCTGGACCGCATCGCCGCCATCATGGCCGGCGCGGACTCGATCCGCGACGTCATCGCCTTCCCGAAGACCGCCAGCGGCGGCGATCCGCTGACCGGCGCTCCGGCCCCGGTGGACGAGCGCCAGCTGCGCGAGCTCGGCCTGCGCCTCCTGTAG
- a CDS encoding MBL fold metallo-hydrolase, giving the protein MTIDVRMLTVGPLQENAYLLRRAGDDRALLIDPGDEADRLLTVLDELGVRLEAILLTHTHFDHVGAVAPVARATGAPVYVPEIEKPILADINSYVRFPGFGPFEDWDAEQTVAGGERLALAGLDIDVIFTPGHSPGHVSYVVDGEEAMFSGDVLFQGSVGRTDLPGADWPTLAASIQRLLDTLPDETRVHPGHMGLTTLGRERATNPFLAELAQP; this is encoded by the coding sequence GTGACCATCGACGTGCGCATGCTCACGGTCGGGCCGCTGCAGGAGAACGCCTACCTGCTGCGCCGCGCCGGCGACGATCGGGCGCTGCTCATCGACCCCGGCGACGAGGCCGACCGCCTCCTCACGGTGCTCGACGAGCTCGGCGTACGGCTCGAGGCGATCCTGCTCACCCACACGCACTTCGACCACGTCGGCGCCGTGGCGCCCGTGGCCCGCGCGACCGGCGCGCCGGTCTACGTCCCGGAGATCGAGAAGCCGATCCTCGCCGACATCAACAGCTACGTCCGCTTCCCCGGCTTCGGCCCGTTCGAGGACTGGGACGCCGAGCAGACCGTCGCCGGGGGCGAGCGCCTCGCGCTGGCCGGGCTCGACATCGACGTGATCTTCACCCCGGGCCACAGTCCCGGCCACGTCTCCTACGTGGTCGACGGCGAGGAGGCGATGTTCTCCGGCGACGTCCTGTTCCAGGGCTCGGTCGGCCGGACGGACCTGCCCGGGGCCGACTGGCCGACGCTGGCCGCCTCGATCCAGCGGCTGCTGGACACCCTGCCCGACGAGACGCGCGTGCACCCCGGCCACATGGGGCTCACGACGCTCGGTCGGGAGCGCGCGACGAACCCGTTCCTGGCCGAGCTCGCCCAGCCGTGA
- a CDS encoding BTAD domain-containing putative transcriptional regulator, giving the protein MSQDGRTGSRGRRSVIQSKLAVPPLSERLVARPRVSGLLAGIVDAHPLVWVCATAGSGKTTAVVEATAALDRPVAWLTLDDTDAAPGRLLTYLEAALARPVPRASDVAGAALAAGIPHAEAAGLLAEAAEGARLVLVVDELERLADAPEALAVLAAFVRYAPAAMRVVLVSRVDVQLDLGAAGALGRAAAIGEGALAFTEAEAAQALARGGIDTVDPAHAVQVTGGWVTGVLFEAWRSAEHVPGSGGEADPLSGYLASQILGHLEPADRDFLEATSLLDEVTPARAEALGQPGAGDRLVALRARHLPVVWEPGGLRMRCHPRFREYLVERLERRGGEDVRALRCAYGDLLMAERHHEDAAEQFLRVGERERALPAVEAVVEAVVERLDFAVAERLLDEVAPVAPPLGPLTVAELMLAIGGEDYRRGGRLGDRLDAAGERERLARTSSMAAALLAWCYWHLGRDADARAVVAAAEPSPEVDALHYLLRLVDHEGSPVPPEGPALSGGPLDALVRRVNYAHGLVREAGQSPASSWAEAVTTPWRVGSLRASGRTDQALDLYRAHPRAWAPAWMHGIVGPELIIDVGDVAEAREVLLRGREDIRASGSLVFDVLNRLIEARLELRLCHDPDAALAILDAVDADPVGGRYGFLAEQSDTWRGLALLMRSPGAEALTVLERAVERMRASGRIIELPTAAILLAEARWRAGDEDGADAAADLALEAATRHGSNHHLLQALADFPAVVARRLDAEAGADSRWHELGRALMAEGVAIDLPARTTIRLAEFGTARIEVDGHEVRPRIAKSVALLAYLAAAPGHAADRDRLLDALFGGRSDESTRAYLRQAVHRLREVLPEGVGPCLDGSQVRFDAEVDLRSESDELTGRLREAARLQGEEQLAAILDALAIAERGEYLPAIPAPWADERRERLVELVGEARVEAAHLAFATGRYRQAEELVEAALAADPFRESAWRLVMRIAGATGDEDRVIAAYRRCRRALGELGTQPSPSTRQLLVALRR; this is encoded by the coding sequence ATGTCCCAGGACGGCAGAACAGGGTCGCGCGGCCGGCGCTCGGTCATCCAGAGCAAGCTGGCGGTGCCGCCGCTCTCCGAGCGGCTCGTCGCCCGGCCCCGGGTGAGCGGCCTGCTGGCCGGGATCGTCGACGCGCACCCGCTCGTCTGGGTCTGCGCGACGGCGGGCTCGGGCAAGACGACCGCGGTGGTCGAGGCCACCGCCGCGCTGGACCGCCCGGTCGCGTGGCTGACGCTCGACGACACCGACGCGGCGCCCGGACGCCTGCTCACGTACCTGGAGGCGGCGCTCGCGCGGCCGGTGCCGCGTGCGAGCGACGTGGCCGGCGCGGCGCTCGCCGCCGGCATCCCGCACGCCGAGGCGGCCGGGCTGCTCGCGGAGGCGGCGGAAGGTGCCCGGCTGGTCCTCGTCGTCGACGAGCTGGAGCGGCTCGCGGATGCGCCGGAGGCGCTCGCGGTCCTGGCCGCCTTCGTCCGCTACGCGCCGGCCGCGATGCGCGTCGTGCTCGTCAGCCGCGTCGACGTCCAGCTCGACTTGGGGGCCGCGGGCGCGCTCGGACGCGCCGCGGCGATCGGCGAGGGCGCGCTGGCGTTCACCGAGGCGGAGGCGGCGCAGGCGCTGGCCCGCGGGGGCATCGACACCGTCGACCCCGCCCACGCGGTCCAGGTCACCGGCGGCTGGGTGACCGGCGTGCTCTTCGAGGCGTGGCGCTCGGCCGAGCACGTCCCCGGCTCGGGGGGCGAGGCCGACCCCCTGTCCGGCTACCTCGCCTCGCAGATCCTCGGCCACCTCGAGCCGGCCGACCGCGACTTCCTCGAGGCGACGTCGCTGCTCGACGAGGTGACCCCGGCCCGTGCGGAGGCCCTCGGGCAGCCCGGCGCCGGCGACAGGCTCGTCGCGTTACGGGCGCGCCACCTGCCCGTCGTCTGGGAGCCCGGCGGGCTGCGGATGCGCTGCCACCCGCGCTTTCGCGAGTACCTGGTCGAGCGCCTCGAGCGCCGCGGCGGCGAGGACGTCCGGGCGCTGCGCTGCGCCTACGGCGACCTGCTCATGGCCGAGCGCCACCACGAGGACGCGGCCGAGCAGTTCCTGCGCGTGGGGGAGCGCGAGCGCGCGCTGCCCGCCGTCGAGGCGGTCGTCGAGGCGGTCGTGGAGCGCCTGGACTTCGCGGTGGCCGAGCGCCTGCTCGACGAGGTCGCGCCGGTGGCCCCGCCGCTCGGGCCGCTCACCGTGGCCGAGCTCATGCTGGCGATCGGCGGCGAGGACTACCGCCGCGGCGGACGGCTGGGCGACCGGCTGGACGCTGCGGGAGAGCGCGAGCGGCTGGCCCGCACGTCGTCGATGGCGGCGGCGCTGCTGGCGTGGTGCTACTGGCACCTCGGGCGCGACGCCGACGCCCGCGCGGTCGTCGCGGCCGCTGAGCCGAGCCCCGAGGTCGACGCGCTCCACTACCTGCTGCGGCTCGTCGACCACGAGGGCTCGCCGGTGCCGCCGGAGGGCCCGGCGCTGAGCGGCGGCCCGCTCGACGCGCTGGTCCGGCGCGTGAACTACGCCCACGGTCTCGTCCGCGAGGCCGGGCAGTCGCCGGCCTCCTCGTGGGCCGAGGCGGTCACCACGCCGTGGCGCGTCGGGTCGCTGCGGGCGAGCGGGCGCACCGACCAGGCGCTCGACCTCTACCGCGCCCACCCGAGGGCCTGGGCGCCGGCGTGGATGCACGGCATCGTCGGCCCGGAGCTGATCATCGACGTGGGCGACGTCGCCGAGGCGCGCGAGGTGCTCCTGCGCGGCCGCGAGGACATCCGCGCCAGCGGCTCGCTGGTCTTCGACGTCCTCAACCGGCTCATCGAGGCCAGGCTCGAGCTGCGCCTGTGCCACGACCCGGACGCGGCGCTCGCCATCCTCGACGCCGTCGACGCGGACCCGGTCGGCGGCCGCTACGGGTTCCTCGCCGAGCAGTCCGACACGTGGCGGGGGCTGGCGCTGCTCATGCGCTCGCCCGGCGCCGAGGCGCTGACGGTGCTCGAGCGCGCGGTCGAGCGCATGCGCGCGTCGGGCCGCATCATCGAGCTGCCGACCGCGGCGATCCTGCTCGCCGAGGCCCGCTGGCGCGCCGGCGACGAGGACGGCGCCGACGCGGCCGCCGACCTGGCGCTCGAGGCGGCGACGAGGCACGGCTCCAACCACCACCTCCTCCAGGCGCTGGCGGACTTCCCCGCCGTCGTCGCGCGCCGGCTCGATGCCGAGGCGGGCGCCGACTCGCGCTGGCACGAGCTCGGGCGGGCGCTCATGGCCGAGGGGGTCGCGATCGACCTGCCTGCGCGCACCACCATCCGGCTCGCCGAGTTCGGGACGGCGCGGATCGAGGTCGACGGGCACGAGGTGCGTCCGCGGATCGCCAAGAGCGTCGCGCTGCTCGCCTACCTCGCCGCGGCGCCCGGCCACGCCGCCGACCGCGATCGGCTGCTGGACGCGCTGTTCGGCGGGCGCTCGGACGAGTCGACGCGCGCCTATCTGCGCCAGGCGGTGCACCGGCTGCGCGAGGTGCTGCCCGAGGGCGTCGGCCCGTGCCTCGACGGCAGCCAGGTGCGCTTCGACGCCGAGGTCGACCTGCGCAGCGAGTCCGACGAGCTGACCGGGCGCCTGCGCGAGGCGGCGCGACTGCAGGGCGAGGAGCAGCTCGCCGCGATCCTCGACGCGCTGGCGATCGCCGAGCGCGGCGAGTACCTCCCCGCGATCCCCGCACCGTGGGCGGACGAGCGGCGCGAGCGGCTCGTCGAGCTCGTGGGCGAGGCGCGCGTGGAGGCGGCGCACCTGGCGTTCGCCACCGGCCGCTACCGGCAGGCCGAGGAGCTCGTCGAGGCGGCCCTCGCGGCGGACCCGTTCCGGGAGAGCGCGTGGCGGCTGGTCATGCGCATCGCGGGCGCGACGGGCGACGAGGACCGCGTGATCGCCGCGTACCGCCGCTGCCGGCGGGCGCTCGGCGAGCTGGGCACCCAGCCGTCGCCGTCCACCCGGCAGCTGCTCGTCGCGCTGCGGCGCTGA